Proteins encoded by one window of Lepeophtheirus salmonis chromosome 10, UVic_Lsal_1.4, whole genome shotgun sequence:
- the LOC121125469 gene encoding uncharacterized protein produces MNKQLLSLLFCASLLTQQIASTPTSYSYLQSVYSQTNNHNNPISIGKESKENYGSVQGRSDEEFGIQSLVQLGIKLLPIVLNFFTGGAQTSSDRIEDIDLEQEDPLSWQNFISVGIKVLLAIFGSGSDGIDKSDTTPTQAIIGTVISALTGSKDPQEVATMAKQADEVLNLVMTLIEALKTSFSS; encoded by the exons ATGAATAAACAATTACTAAGTCTACTCTTCTGTGCTTCTCTCTTAACGCAACAAATTGCTTCTACCCCAACATCCTATTCATATCTACAGAGTGTATATTCACAAactaataatcataataatccTATTAGTATCGGAAAGGAGTCAAAG GAAAACTACGGTTCCGTCCAAGGTAGAAGCGATGAAGAATTTGGGATTCAAAGTCTGGTTCAATTAGGTATTAAATTGTTGCCTATTGTCCTTAATTTCTTCACGGGAGGCGCACAAACTTCATCAGATCGAATAGAAGATATTGATTTAGAG CAAGAGGATCCTTTATCATGGCAAAACTTTATATCCGTGGGGATCAAGGTTCTATTAGCCATCTTTGGAAGCGGCTCTGATGGAATTGATAAATCAGACACAACGCCGACTCAG GCAATAATCGGCACAGTCATCAGTGCTCTAACGGGGAGTAAAGATCCTCAGGAGGTAGCTACCATGGCCAAACAAGCGGATGAG GTTCTAAATTTGGTTATGACTTTGATTGAGGCATTGAAAACATCATTTAGCTCCTAA